In Chitinophaga nivalis, a single genomic region encodes these proteins:
- a CDS encoding SusC/RagA family TonB-linked outer membrane protein, producing the protein MKKMLLLFAIPLAIVSQAQAQQRQVTGAVTGSDGNPLPLVAIQIKGTTTGTTTDEKGHFSINVKDNQTVFIVRSNGYQTQEVQVGSESRVTIVLQIDTKELQVVVVTALGIKQEKVTLGYAAQDISGEAMTRTAPSNPLSSLSGKVAGANIITASGTPGAPVRVQMRGATTIVGSNQPLFVIDGLPVDNSETNTAGDGSGTGGVTQSNRMVDINPDDVENITLLKGPAAAALYGSSASNGVVIITTKKGKRSAEGKTFNLSYGVTMNFDKVNKLPDRQNKYAQGFRGGIAAPDYIPPGGSNAYSFGPEIDTLVYDGDGTYLWNRNGRLVGKSSNPGGKKAEVYDPYDFFRTGVGVLHNLSLSGGNTSLGYRISGSYYNQEGIIPLTNFKKTTIAFSTDYKFNNKLNVVTSVNYANSGGRRPQQGSNISGVMLGLLRTPPTFDNSNGISGATDPSAYILGDGLGEQRSYRGRGVYDNPYWTVNMNPYRDNVHRVFGNVGVIFKPFEWLSITERFGGDYSFDNRKQIYSKFSAGFPDGQYFEDQRTTLLINNDIFATFTKKTHDFDYSLLVGQNLYDYTTKYLHTQGDGLSGNDFQGITNTGSNTLSISNSQQRKVAFYGKANIGFKNYLFLELTGRYEGNSTLPVKNQFFFYPAASVSYVFSDALRLENNVFSFGKLRLAYSSVGRGLNPYSLQNYYTRTAPADGWTGGITFPFNGLVGYSKSNTLGNPDLTAERTNQFELGAELRFWDNRVSVDYTYYNGKSKDLLNAVSVAPTSGYSSVYLNAASMTNQGHEVTVNVQPVRTRDFNWNLSINYAQNRNKVVELAKGIDRFDFNGFTGIFVSAIVGKQYGSLYGTGYLRDDQGRLVINDQGQPGDGSYGLPILYAPLQYLGDVNPKWTGSVANNFSYKGFTLSVLFETRQKFDIWNGTWGAMTNFGTSANTLDRNTEKVFEGIKGHLDDNGQLISKGEANDLKGKLDQRYYTSIGSGFTVNEPFVQDASWIRLRELSLGYRFTGKAFFKQKPWFQAITVTATARNLWLKTNYTGVDPETSLFGTQEAQGFDYFNNPGTKTYGFSVKLDF; encoded by the coding sequence ATGAAAAAGATGCTACTTCTTTTTGCCATACCCCTGGCAATTGTAAGCCAGGCCCAAGCCCAGCAGCGGCAGGTAACCGGCGCAGTAACAGGTAGTGATGGAAATCCCTTACCACTTGTTGCGATCCAGATCAAAGGCACTACCACCGGTACCACTACTGATGAGAAAGGTCATTTCAGTATTAATGTCAAAGACAATCAAACGGTGTTTATCGTTAGAAGTAACGGTTATCAGACACAGGAAGTACAGGTGGGCAGCGAGTCCCGGGTTACTATCGTACTGCAAATAGACACCAAGGAATTGCAGGTGGTAGTCGTAACCGCACTCGGTATCAAACAGGAAAAAGTGACTTTAGGATATGCGGCACAGGATATTTCCGGTGAAGCCATGACGCGAACAGCTCCTTCTAATCCCCTCAGTTCCCTTTCCGGTAAAGTGGCTGGTGCTAACATCATTACGGCCTCCGGCACACCTGGCGCACCTGTGAGAGTGCAGATGCGGGGTGCCACCACAATTGTAGGTAGCAACCAGCCACTTTTTGTTATCGACGGACTGCCTGTAGATAACAGTGAAACCAATACCGCTGGTGATGGCAGTGGTACAGGTGGGGTAACCCAGTCAAACAGGATGGTAGATATCAACCCGGATGATGTGGAAAACATTACCCTGCTCAAAGGGCCTGCAGCAGCGGCATTATACGGCAGTTCCGCCTCCAATGGCGTGGTGATTATCACCACCAAAAAAGGAAAGCGCAGCGCAGAAGGGAAGACCTTTAATTTATCCTATGGTGTGACCATGAACTTTGATAAGGTCAATAAATTACCAGACAGACAAAATAAATATGCGCAGGGATTCAGAGGCGGAATAGCTGCGCCGGATTATATTCCACCCGGAGGTTCCAACGCTTACTCTTTTGGGCCGGAAATCGATACCCTGGTTTACGATGGAGACGGTACTTACCTCTGGAACAGAAATGGCCGGCTGGTAGGTAAAAGCAGTAACCCCGGTGGTAAAAAAGCAGAAGTATACGATCCCTATGATTTCTTTCGTACCGGCGTAGGCGTGCTGCATAACCTGTCACTCAGCGGTGGCAATACATCGCTGGGCTATCGTATTTCTGGTTCGTATTACAACCAGGAAGGGATTATTCCGCTGACGAATTTCAAAAAAACAACCATCGCTTTCTCTACCGACTATAAGTTCAACAATAAACTCAATGTTGTTACCTCTGTCAATTATGCCAACTCTGGTGGCCGCCGGCCGCAACAGGGTAGTAACATCAGTGGGGTGATGCTGGGATTACTGAGAACGCCCCCCACCTTCGATAACAGCAATGGTATTTCAGGTGCTACCGATCCGTCGGCCTACATCCTCGGAGATGGTTTAGGCGAACAACGCAGTTACCGCGGCCGCGGCGTATATGATAACCCTTACTGGACTGTGAATATGAACCCTTACCGCGATAATGTTCATCGCGTATTCGGTAATGTCGGCGTTATCTTTAAACCATTTGAATGGTTATCTATTACAGAAAGATTTGGAGGCGACTACTCTTTCGATAACCGTAAACAGATCTATTCAAAATTCTCTGCCGGTTTTCCGGATGGACAATATTTCGAAGATCAACGTACCACTTTGCTGATCAATAACGATATCTTTGCCACCTTCACCAAAAAAACGCATGATTTCGATTATTCGTTACTGGTAGGTCAGAACCTGTATGACTATACGACAAAGTACCTGCATACCCAGGGGGATGGCTTGAGTGGTAACGATTTTCAGGGTATTACCAACACCGGTAGCAATACCCTCTCCATTTCCAACAGTCAGCAGCGGAAGGTAGCCTTTTACGGTAAGGCGAATATCGGTTTCAAAAATTATCTCTTCCTGGAACTCACCGGCCGCTATGAAGGAAACAGCACGTTACCGGTGAAAAATCAATTCTTCTTTTATCCGGCTGCCAGTGTGAGTTATGTGTTCTCTGATGCCTTGCGGCTGGAAAATAACGTCTTTTCATTTGGTAAATTAAGGCTGGCTTATTCCAGCGTGGGAAGGGGCCTGAATCCATACAGCCTGCAGAATTACTATACCAGAACAGCTCCCGCCGATGGTTGGACAGGCGGTATTACCTTCCCTTTCAATGGCCTGGTAGGTTACTCCAAAAGCAATACCCTGGGCAATCCCGACCTGACGGCAGAAAGAACGAATCAGTTTGAGCTGGGTGCAGAACTGCGTTTTTGGGATAACCGGGTATCTGTTGATTATACCTATTACAACGGAAAAAGTAAAGATCTGCTGAATGCCGTATCGGTAGCGCCTACCAGCGGTTACAGCTCTGTATACCTCAATGCGGCTTCTATGACCAATCAGGGACATGAAGTTACCGTAAACGTACAACCGGTGCGTACCCGCGATTTTAACTGGAATCTCAGCATCAATTATGCACAGAACAGGAACAAAGTGGTGGAACTGGCCAAAGGAATTGATCGTTTCGATTTTAATGGATTCACCGGCATATTTGTATCAGCCATTGTAGGTAAGCAATATGGCTCCCTGTATGGTACCGGTTACCTGCGCGATGATCAGGGCAGGCTCGTGATCAACGACCAGGGACAACCCGGTGATGGTTCTTATGGTTTGCCGATATTATATGCGCCCCTGCAATACCTGGGCGATGTAAACCCTAAATGGACAGGATCGGTTGCCAATAATTTTTCCTACAAAGGATTTACCTTATCTGTATTGTTTGAAACCCGGCAGAAATTCGATATCTGGAATGGTACCTGGGGCGCTATGACGAATTTCGGTACCAGTGCCAACACATTGGATAGAAATACAGAGAAAGTTTTTGAAGGGATAAAAGGTCACCTGGATGATAACGGTCAGCTGATATCCAAGGGCGAGGCGAATGACCTCAAAGGAAAGCTGGATCAGCGTTACTATACCAGTATCGGCAGTGGCTTCACCGTGAACGAACCTTTTGTACAGGACGCCAGCTGGATACGCCTGCGGGAACTGTCACTCGGTTATCGCTTTACCGGTAAAGCATTCTTCAAACAAAAGCCCTGGTTCCAGGCTATAACGGTAACGGCTACTGCAAGAAACCTGTGGCTGAAAACCAACTACACCGGCGTAGATCCCGAAACCAGTTTATTTGGTACCCAGGAAGCACAGGGGTTTGATTATTTCAATAATCCCGGTACAAAAACCTATGGTTTCAGTGTAAAACTGGATTTCTAA
- a CDS encoding DUF3467 domain-containing protein yields MENQHEEQNQLNIELNEEIAEGQYANLAIITHSNAEFVVDFVNVMPGLPKAKVKSRIILTPQHAKRFMKAMLDNIKKYESVHGTIQDQEPVSVPMNFGGPTAQA; encoded by the coding sequence ATGGAAAATCAGCATGAAGAACAGAATCAGCTTAATATTGAGTTGAATGAAGAAATTGCAGAAGGGCAGTATGCGAATCTGGCTATCATTACCCATTCCAACGCAGAATTTGTAGTGGATTTTGTTAACGTGATGCCTGGTCTGCCGAAGGCAAAAGTCAAATCCCGTATTATACTCACTCCGCAGCATGCAAAACGTTTCATGAAGGCCATGCTGGATAATATCAAAAAATACGAATCCGTACACGGTACTATTCAGGATCAGGAACCTGTTTCCGTGCCTATGAATTTTGGAGGTCCAACCGCTCAGGCATAA
- a CDS encoding SusD/RagB family nutrient-binding outer membrane lipoprotein translates to MKCIHKLALTIGAMALIMSSSCKKYLDVNTDPDRPVVAPPASILTGAEVTAAYTIGGADFALVASILSNQTDGASQQFASYQNYLLVADNFSNSWSNMYQGILLNLVELRRLAEEKKYYHYSGTSKILTAYVLGTVTDMWGDVPYSDAFKGANFDFKSKYDKQEDLYKTIDGLLTGAIADLNQPALGIQPDVNDVIFEGDVQKWIQFANSYRLRLLIHQTKKDAAGFAQKVIAAAAAPGGIITQEADDAQVVFLSDPSRANPIYQFNVTRGGYVAYESSYLIKSMQALGDSRVSRYRPGSFYGNKTSPVIFLSSYELQFILAEAHERLGHHAEAKAFYEAGVKGSFLKVGAAIGNYLSHPEVSFDAATDKLKLILTQKYYALYLQPEAYTDWRRTGIPALVSKNGDKPIPRRLPYPQTELSYNESNVPTGITLTTRMWWDQ, encoded by the coding sequence ATGAAATGCATACATAAATTAGCGCTGACGATAGGGGCAATGGCTTTGATCATGAGCAGCAGCTGTAAAAAATACCTGGATGTAAATACGGATCCGGACAGACCTGTAGTAGCGCCGCCAGCCTCTATTTTAACAGGTGCGGAAGTAACGGCTGCCTATACAATCGGTGGCGCCGACTTCGCGTTGGTAGCCAGTATCCTGTCTAACCAGACGGATGGCGCCAGCCAGCAGTTTGCTTCCTATCAGAACTACCTGCTGGTAGCCGATAATTTTTCCAACTCCTGGAGTAATATGTATCAGGGGATTTTGCTGAACCTGGTAGAGTTGCGCCGCCTGGCAGAAGAAAAGAAGTATTATCATTACAGCGGCACCAGTAAAATACTGACTGCCTATGTACTGGGTACGGTTACCGATATGTGGGGGGATGTGCCTTACAGTGATGCTTTTAAGGGCGCCAATTTTGATTTTAAATCGAAATATGATAAGCAGGAAGACTTGTATAAAACGATCGATGGTTTGCTGACAGGGGCGATTGCAGATCTGAATCAGCCGGCACTGGGTATTCAGCCGGATGTTAATGATGTCATATTTGAAGGCGATGTACAGAAATGGATACAGTTTGCCAACTCTTACCGGTTGCGGTTATTGATTCATCAAACTAAAAAAGATGCGGCCGGTTTTGCGCAGAAGGTGATTGCCGCCGCCGCGGCGCCGGGCGGTATCATCACGCAGGAAGCAGATGACGCGCAGGTGGTGTTTCTGTCAGACCCTTCCCGGGCGAATCCCATTTACCAGTTCAATGTAACACGTGGTGGCTATGTGGCCTATGAAAGTTCCTATCTTATTAAATCCATGCAGGCGCTGGGAGATAGCCGGGTAAGCCGGTACCGGCCGGGTAGCTTCTATGGCAATAAAACATCTCCGGTGATATTTCTTTCCAGTTATGAATTGCAGTTTATCCTGGCAGAAGCACACGAGCGACTGGGACATCATGCAGAAGCCAAAGCTTTTTATGAGGCAGGAGTGAAAGGCTCATTTTTAAAAGTGGGTGCAGCGATCGGTAATTACCTGAGCCATCCGGAAGTGAGTTTTGATGCAGCAACAGATAAACTGAAACTTATCTTAACGCAGAAGTATTATGCTTTGTACCTGCAACCGGAAGCATATACCGATTGGCGTCGGACGGGTATTCCGGCATTAGTCTCCAAAAACGGCGATAAACCGATTCCCAGAAGATTACCTTATCCACAGACAGAGTTATCCTACAATGAGAGTAATGTGCCTACTGGTATCACTTTGACGACCAGAATGTGGTGGGATCAGTAA